GAAACCCATAAGATTGTTGCAATCACTCATTCACGACGACCACTACGAGGAACTCTTGTATTCTTGTGTTTAGGAGCTTTAGCTGGTCCTTTGTCACTAGGATTGTCCTCTCCAAAAAAAGAGGTTGGTCCCAAAAAAAATGGTTCTTTAAGTTTTTGCCTACCCTAAAAAGCCCAAGTCCAAACAAAAAATAACTACAAACAAAATAAGCCACTAACGTATGTATCCATTGAAACAGGGAAAAATTAGGCgcatgccaaaaaaaaaatattctcattgtcaggcccacaattaatttttagttccgtGACACCTATAATTAtaggaaattattaaaaatgtctgcatgacgggttatgcatcaggggtataactggtaacgcaacttggatataacatatttaaaaatccgAGCATTgagattttacaaattttatatcgttggaaatctttttaagagatctACGCAACGAGtgcaaacaagaatatcaaatttttgtttttcacgaaaaaatcggaggtgatcatcattttaggcaaaattttcgaaaacttgatacataaccattatgcagccaccaaaaaagatgcataacacattctgcagatgcataacgaattatgcaaccattttctccactgcataacaaattatgcatttggataacaaagttatgcatctataacaagttatgtaaccattgttttggttgattttagtgcgtatataaaaaattgatgcattatgcagtatgcatccatatttacggatgcatatcaggttatgcatctatttcctcgatgcataaaagattgtgcaacaattttctcgatgcatgatacattatgcagtcatattttcgtgacaatttttttttcttggtttcaatactaacaaaaagtagctgcataacgtgttatgcaaccattctctgtactgcataacaatttatgcaaaaaaaaaggtCGCATAACTTATCATCCACCTACAAtaatagctgcataacgtgttatgcaatcatttccaggactgcataacaagttatacaacaaattttttttagatgcataatacctACAACACAACCAATCATGAGAATCTGAATTCTGGTGCCAATGAGCGAGAGACAATTTTTTTCTCAAATGACAAACATTCTTGCATACGTATTGACAATAAAAGCTAAATGCGGTGTAAATTAAGCAATCTTATCATGGAAGTATTTGTGTAATTAGGACAAATATTGCAGTTACAACATACTAGAATAAGAATTATATCAATCTGCACATCAGTAAATCACTGCATACATgcaaataagaaatgaacaacatGGAATGCACAAAAACCGCCAATTTTTCCTCGTACACCCAAGGTTCGCTTGGACGACAAGTCAAATGAAACTAACATCCTAAACAAAACCGCTTACATGTCTCCTACGTATCTTCCCTGTGTGAAATAGCCAAGCCCCAATTCCTCCACAAGAGCATGTTGCTTCTCAAGTTCCTGGTGCCCAACAAAAGTGATGAGCCTGTGGCTGTCCAGTGTATTTCCCCTGTATAGACACAAAATTATGAACCATGAGATGACAACaattgaaaatgaaaatcatACTTGCAGCCAATTTATCAGCCACTAAATATGCTTCATGCATACGTGAAACCGGACATATCATAGTTGAACCCAATTCCACTAAATATGAGACACTGTGTGTATCTGGAATAAAAGAATCTCATCAGCACAATCAACTCCTAAAAGAATCATTTGTTTTAATTGATGTAATTGCAGAAGAACCTCAATAAATCGGGAATTCAGTGATTTAAAAGCTCAAAAAATGAACAACCTATCGCCAACATCATCACTTTCCTGTCaagcacacacaaaaaaaaaaaaccttgctCGTCATAGTCGATTTCCAATAGAATTGATATCCAACGACGATCCATGTCTTCTAGCACCTTCAGCAACCCACCGGTAGTCACCATCATCATGATCTTTCTCCATCAATTTTTAGATCTGCTATTTAGTTCGCCATGAGAAAAAACATCTTTTCTGATTTTCTTCTATTCCTTCTTCTggttattttcttatttcttccttgcTTTGGATCTCGAGAGACACAAAGAGAGATACAGAGAAGAGGAGATTGAATTGTTAAAAAAcggaaacaaaattctaaaaattcTGGATTTAGGAATAATTTTGACAGAAGAAATGGGTGCGTTCCTAAACCTTTTTGTCGGTGGGTTTCACAGTGTCCAAAATCTGGAAAATGGGTGTGGTTGTAGTTTTCACTTGAAACAAACTAGGCTGACATTGGCATATCTGTTGATGTCACGGAGTTTTGATATCAAAACTAGGCTGAGGATAGGATCCCTGTTACCTGTATCATGGGATGGGAGACGCAGAATCTGAACTTTCATATAACCAGGAGTTGAAGATCTGCAATGTGATGGGTCTGAAACTGAAGACTCATCTTTTTAACAAATGCTTCATTTGGTCCATCAATGCCTTCAAAGAACGAATGGCATGGAAGTCTGTGTTCATTCCTAATAACCAGGTCCAACATCATGATTCTACCAAGGAAAGCCTCTGTCATTTCAGAAGCCTTTAGTGATTTGGACGCACCTTAGCTTTCTAGGCGTGGATATTCATGAATGTAACTGCACAAACAATACACGACATTTTTTAGCTCAAGTAtctaaagaaaatcaaaatcaagtatTCAAAGTGAATTGCAGCGTGATATTCCTCGCATACCCACGTGAAATCACTATGAATGGATGATCTTAATAACACTTATCACGAAGTAACCTGTTTTTGAGGCATACCATaaatttttgaggcatactcaatttGAGCCCAACCTTGTGTATtttacctaggttcggctgataacttcagCCTAACGTATGCCGAGAAACATTTTGGTATTCCTCGAAACAGATTTCATCAGGAATGCAAGTAACACTATCACTAACTTGCCATCTAGGAACAGGCCCCAAATAAGTGGGCTAGGCCCCAAGCTAGCCAGGTAAATTTGAGGTCCCTAAACAATATTTTCGAAAACGGAAAATGggacatttgtccaaatatttttaaatcacggttcaaatggatgagtaaaaaatagtttgggtgaaatggccaaaaaaaatagcatcctagcttaaatttaaaaaatatcaaggatgaaactggatacatcctgtgtaaattaaaaataagaaaaaatatttgaaaaatggcacgatgaaattggttacatcgtgcctatttttacatttttgtccatttaaacagtatcaaaatctaactgtccatttcaccccggaattgttgattttgatctttttaaccaattttttgtTTCGAAAATTATGCAATCGTACGTCCGGTCCAATTACGAGCAGCACCTAGGCGAACACTCCTAACTCCTAGATATGCTGGTCAAAAAATACGGTCAGTCAATGCGGCCGTTAGATGAGAACATAAAATTGAAAGggttaatttgcgttacctcccctgaagaagatcataatttgagttacctcccctacagaacaaatattagtaaaacctcctctcgtcactttttccatccaaacccggttagctgagaagatcataatttgtacgaagcagctgactcagctaaccgggtttggatggaaaaagtgacgagaggaggttttactaatatttgttctgtaggggaggtaattcaaattatgatcttctccagGGGAGGTAAACGCAAATTACCCAAGTTGAAATCAACCGTTACAACTTATCTCTAAACCAAACAGGCAGACCAGTAACCCTTATAAGCTGGTATATATATAAGTATCAAGGAATGAACCCTAAAGCAAATCGTAAGCGAAATTAGGTTGAAACACGGTCTGTCAAATAGTAAGCTGCAGCTGCTAGATCAAATCATGAAGTTGATTCCTTTAACCCTTATAAGTACCATAAACCCTAaagcaaacaacaacaacagtttacCTCTTCTCTGATATATCTGTGATTCTATCGACGGCAACAACAAATCCATGGCAGAAGCAAGTGGCGGTTCAATATCTCAACTCTGACTATAAGGTCTGTTAGCATAATGATTTGTTCTCTCAAAATGTAAATTTCTCTCTTCATTTTGATACGGAATTCTCATCCTATAAGGTCAAAAGAAGATAACGATATAGATCCTAAGGTCGAAAGTTTCTTCTCATCAAATGAGGATCACCATGTATCAAGACCACCACTCCAAATCCGATTCTCAAAGAGAAATGAAAGGGGAAGAGACCAAGAGTTTATATTCTTAGGAAACTGTCATTTGTAAGAGCACCATATATAGAAATTTATGACTTTTCCTCTATGTGTGAATCAATTttaccaaataaataaataaattgataaatcaCAGTTTTATTTATTCATAAATAGACCCTATAATCTGCATCTACCAGAGAGTTACAAGTTACATCTCACTTATATAAGCAGGAGCATATTGATAGCCACCCACCTTGTAATCTGAAAAATGTTTTATTTAGATATTTTTATCTCCAAAAACTGATGAGGAAAATAGATGCACATACAAGTTAGCTTGTAAATATAAATGTTGTTCCACCACGAAATTTGTGTTTGTCAATCTGAAAATCAATGCCTTCACAGTACTTCTTTTAGACAGATAGGTTGCTTAAAATTGGTCTGACTGGATTAAGAACCTAGCTTTGATAAAAACACGGCTGAAAATGTTTTCACACAAGTACACTGTACACAACCACATCAGAAGCCTTGGAGTTGAATTGGCTGGTCAATTGCAGTTTGCAAGACTAGTCAATACTCAAGGTGATGCTACGATGCAAAGAATATTACACAAACCAACTAAGTATTCTGATTACCTAATCGAGGAAAAAATTCACAGTAAAATGGTTTTTCATAAAATCTTGGGCTCGGTGCAATTTTTTGATTAGGAGTTACATTTTAGGTATTTAGGCACATTATGATTTTTGGTCGCTACAAGGTTGAAGTTAGGTGACCTGATGACAAAATTTGAGTTAAGCAAATCGTTTCAATCACAAAACATATATATTCGGCCATGGTGATATCTCTTTGTGATTTAGGTAAGCTTTTTAGGCCCGAGAGTAAATTTTAGATCGTGAGTCATGGTGCAGGCTTCAAGTGATCACTAGGATTATAGGTTATAATAATGGCAGATTTAGGCCACAGTACATAGGGATTTTACTGTTCACAGGATTATATATAGGTTATAATAAGTGAGCTGAACCAACTAGATGCCCACAAGATAAGCAACAGCCGCCAGATCAAATAGTAACCCCATTTGACTGTTCAAGGCATCTTGCGATCAAACTAGGTTGAAACACGGTCAGTCAAACAGTAAGCTACAGCCGCCAGATCAAATCGTAAAGGTTAAATCAAGGTTTATAACTTATCTCTAGACACAATGGGGGAGATGTCTTCCCTTATAAATAGTAGTAAgaatgaaacaaaaaaaaccctaaagtaaACAAACAAACAACATATACCCTCATTCAACGGCGGCAACGAAATCATGAGTGGCGGCAACAAAATCATGAGTGGCGGCAACAAGAAGCTGGTAGCataatgatttctcctctcaaaatGTAAATTTATGTGAATGTGGTAGTCTTTGAGTTCAGCTTGGTGTATGCTTCATCGACACCACTTTCTCGGCCAAATCTTAATTGGATCCGGATAGTTCATTGGTTACTTATATGTATTGTGTGCTGTGCCCTATGAAATGAAATATTTAAGGAGCATAGGGTTTCAAAAAGGGGATTGAATTAGGCTCCAATTGTTTCCTTCAAGTTTCTCCACTCTATGATTTGCAAGTCCTGTAATCACTATGTTGCTTGATAAATTAATCTGGCATATGAATTCTTCACAATCCTGCAGTTCATTCAATATTCGATAATCTGCCATCTAGTGAAGAGATAAATCCAATGAGATCCACCTCGACTGCTCATTCGTATGAGTCATTATTTTCTCTGAGAAAAATACGGTCAGTCAAACAATAAGCTTCagcctttagatgaaatcttaaAGTTGGAATCGACCACTCTAAACTAAACGGTCAGGTGTCTGACCCTTATAAGTAGTGCTTGTAAGGAAGCAatgaaaccctaaaagcaaacAATAGATCTGTGATTCTTCTCATCGACGGCAACAACAAGATTATGGGAGAAACAAGTGGCGGCGGCGGTTCaaaatcagcaacaacaacaagttAGCTATTCACACAATGATTTTACCTCTCAAAATGTAAATTTCTTTGTTCCTGCATACTGGATTTAGGAGCTGATGCTGTGACAATTCCAGTAAATCAACTCATCTCTCGTATCTAGATCTTCCGCACCAAATCTAAATTCGATCTGATTATGATATATGCATAAGAAATAACATAAACGAGAAAATTGAAAGTTCAAATCACAAAAGAGACGATATAGGTTGATGCGGAAAATAGATGTACATACATGATACAAGTTTCATTATTGGGAACATTACGTGATATCCCTGGTTGAAGAATCAGAAGAGCTTCACAATTCAAAGAATTAGAGATAATTTAGATTACGCAATGCAACTAATTATTTTGATCATGTCGTTGGTGAAAGAATTCACAGTGAAGCATTTAAACATATAATTCTACACAATTAGCAGAAAATTAGCAATGATTATATTGCCTGTGGAATACAACTGCAAAGTCGTTAGTGAATTTTTCATCTATCCAATTTTTTTATTAACATATCTACCAgcaattgatttgattttgtttctCAATCGGATCTTCTCTGCTCAACAGATGTCTCCAATAAATTAATCAATAACCTCGTATAAGAAACACAACTTTGCATACAGGGGACGTTCAGACAAATAACAAACCTCGTATAACCTCAGATCAGATTACCCACTTAAGGAATATTCTCTTATGGTTTGAAGTCATCTCAGGGCTCAAGATTAATTTTAATAAAACCGCCTTAATTCCAGTGGGACAAGTCGAGGATGTTCTGGGGTTTGCTAATTCTTTTGGTTGCAAAGTTGAGGAATTCCCTATCTCTTACTTAGGCTTGCCCCTAGGTGACAAGTATTACTCTGCTCACAAGTGGGATGTGGTTCTTGAGAGTGTGGAGTCGAGGCTGACTTCCTATTCCTCTTCTGATCTCTCAAGGGGTGGTAAGTTGGTGCTAATTCAAGTTGTTCTTCAATCCCTCCCTGTTTATATGATGTCTCTCTTTGTGGCACCTGCTGCTGTTATCAATAAGTTGGAATTGCTCTTCAGGAACTTCTTGTGGATTGATCATGAAAATGCCCACAAAACACACTTAGTAAACTGGGAACTGGTTACTTGTTCCAAGGAAAAAGGTGGGTTAGGAGTGAAGAAACTTAAGTTCATTAATAAGGCTCTTATTATGAAGTGGCTTTGGAGATTCGGGTGTGAAAAACAGCTTTGTGGAGGACAATAGTTGCTGAAAAATACGGTGAAGATCTGTTAGGGTGGTGTACAAATACCTCCAATCAGCCATATGGTTGTAGTGTGTGGAGGGGAATTCTGAAGTTCATGGAGCAATTTTAATCTAATTATAAGATGAAGGTGGGCAGTGGTGAGAGTACTTGTTTCTGGGGTGATCGATGGCTTGTAGATGGTCCGCTTAAAACACAATTCCCCGCTGTCTATGCGATTACTTCGTCAAAGGGCGGGACTGTGGCTCAAGTTCGAACAActgtagatggtgaggtttggtGGGACTTGGGAATCAACAGAAGAGTTCAAGACCATATGGTGAGAGAAATAAGCTCCCTCCTTAATTTGCTTGACGGTTTCGTGCCGGAAGATGGTAATGAATCCGATTATAGAGTATGGTTGGGGAATAAATCTAATGGGACTTTTACAGTGAAGTCTTGTTACCTGTGGTTGATCTCTGACTGCCCTTCTCCGGAGAGGTTCATACATCCTAAAAAGATTTGGTCTAAACATTGGCCAACGATTGTTAGCTTCTTCATGTGGGTAGCAGGCCTGGAAAAGATTTCAACCCAAGACATGATGTGTAGAAGAGGATGGTATAAAGAATGGGTGAATCATTGCTACATGTGCGTGCGGGATGGCGAATCAGCTAAGCATCTTCTCATCCATTGCGACTTGGCCTGGCGTATATGGGGTCTTTTTCTCATGGATTGGAACATCAAATGGGCAACTCCTCCTGATATTACTTCTCTCATCTCTAGCTGGCCTGTTAGATCTAACTCGAAGAGGAAGGTATTGGTGTTGAAAGTGCTCCCGGCCGCTATACTTTGGAATTTTTGGAAGGAAGGAAAGGAATCTCAGGGCCTTCCAAGATATCAGTAAGGAGGTGATGGGTATTGTTGAAGCTGTGAAGTTTACGGTGGCATATTGGCTACATAATAGGGGGGTGTTCAAAGGTATTTCCATGGAGCAATTCGTTATCAGCTGGGATGAGGTCATCTTTCAACATCCTTAGGGATCTTTGTATTCTTTCTGATGGATGCGTGGATTGATTGTTTTGTATGTGTTATTTGGTCGTAGGCAGTCGTTGTCGTTGGTTGTTGTGGTTTTGGTCCCAGGTGGTTTTTCTGGCCtccgttttttttcttttggtcgaGTGAGCCTTGGCTCATTTTTCATGTACTGTGGCTCTCTTTCAATAAATTTTAACTAGGGATGTCagtgggtacccattacccggaaccggaaccggatccggtagacttgggttcagttccgggtcctaaagttggacccgacgggtaattacccgattggacccgaatctaaacgagtccaaacgggtaatacccgttgggtacccgcgggtatcgggtacccgtttattcatacttttattcatgtttttgctagttttagctttgatattttactcgtttaaaatttttctcttacatttaatctttatttagtacattaataagaaataataataatttttataaaagttatttaaatccaagccaaaaagagacaaatattaagtttttaaggtttttttaatagttttcttaagacccaatgggtactcGAGACcggcgggtacccgggtatttaaacgggtccagttctgggtccacaagtgtaGGAACCGGACTCGGAACCGTTAGGATCCGGATCCAACCTTTATAAGTAGAgtccgggtccgggtctagtgatacccgggaggacccggacccgttgacacccctaattTTAAcatatcgatcaaaaaaaaaaaaaaaaaactaggttaCGTAGTAACGTAGAGGTCattgtacaaaaacaacaaaCCTTGAAATTTTCGGGAATTTGACAGACTTTACGTCACTTAACAATGATCAAACTTGAGGTCATTCCACAAAAATCGGCCAGCAAAATTTGTATCAGCAATGGGTTATTGGGCATTTTGGATCGCCAAGTACAGTCAAATTTTGTAACGGAAATTTCGTGAAACATTTTTCCGGCCATGGAAAAACAACATTTTGTTAGCAACCTGAATGTGCATCTATTTTCCGCATCAACCTCATCAGTTTCTCTAGGTAAAAACATTTTCCGGTATGCTCAtattttgttaacaatggatcttTTCAGAACTAAAAGAAGACAAAGAACTGTAATTAatcaatttatttatttgttaAATTGGTTCACACACAGTGAGGAAAATCCATTAATTTTGTTTATACGGTGCTCTTACATATTatagttttctgaaaataaatacaaaCGCTTAGTCTTTTCCCCTTCCATTTCTCCCTGAGAATCAGATCCGGCTTGCTGTTACTACTAGAGATTTTGTCGGAGATGGTTGTATTGAAATGTGCTGGTGATTCTATTTGGCTAGAAGATGAGAATCCCGTTTATGTTAGTTCTTCTGGAATACATATATTTCAATCAGATCGCGGGAACAAAAGAAAGATACGAGAGCAGAGCTTATAAGAATTAATTTTATAGATACTTAAATTACGAtcgtgaacttcatgataatcacacaatcAAACACGCAAGAATAAGTTTATACGGAGTATCTGGGATCGCAAATCCATCATACGCCGATCATGTTTGGAGTAGGaataataccttgtggaggtcatgctttctctctcttgaccttaTCTGTAATGAGTGGTCATTTCTTAAATACAATAGTAATGgttattgtttccctttcataggtAGAGAGAGGACCAGGTTCCTAAGATTTTAGTATTAGacattagatctcgaccgtccatcaagaaAGAGCATAAATAGGATACTAACTCCTTATATAAACCATGGATTAGATATTTAGCAATATCCTAAATATAACCAGATTCTCACATGGGCGCAATAGAGATAATTATCACAATAGAAATTATtttacattctcccactggtccatgtgataatctaTAAATGGTTAATTTCAGGAAACATAAGGCGCGCGTAATTTCTAAATAATAACTTTAGTGGTTAACGTAATACCTTGATCAAATAAGCTATTCATGCGAGTCATAGCGGTTGCAcattgtcttgttatcaacatgttcccttccatgtaccacaacataaACAACTTATTCAACTAGGCCTTTAAGAGGagtatcataatggtccagtgaTGTCTTTGAGAAAGACGATTTTTGCaaacattcatccattcacataaatgtatactaaacatggatacagAAATAATTCAGAATAATATTAATAAGAGCTCAATAACTGTTCAAAAATAAGCACATAAAGTAGCTGAAaataatcaattactcccacaGACCTGAGATTTCTTGATTGATacatatatactcaaggttcatgtgttttgttccttttgtatcataTCGTGCTTTAAAGCTGCGAAACTAAGACGATAAATTTCAACAATGTCGAGAAAAACCATAAGTCTCTAAGTATCGAAGTCATTaatattcaaactcaattgtgggACTAGTATTAATGGATTCTTCCTTTATAGAATCCATTCATCCATAAAAATTGAAGTTTGAAAACCCAATAAACTCTTGTTGGGTTTGCTAACTAATTATAAGACAGAAGTTAAAatagtatctcaaaattcttga
Above is a genomic segment from Papaver somniferum cultivar HN1 chromosome 10, ASM357369v1, whole genome shotgun sequence containing:
- the LOC113316701 gene encoding uncharacterized protein LOC113316701 — translated: MKVGSGESTCFWGDRWLVDGPLKTQFPAVYAITSSKGGTVAQVRTTVDGEVWWDLGINRRVQDHMVREISSLLNLLDGFVPEDGNESDYRVWLGNKSNGTFTVKSCYLWLISDCPSPERFIHPKKIWSKHWPTIVSFFMWVAGLEKISTQDMMCRRGWYKEWVNHCYMCVRDGESAKHLLIHCDLAWRIWGLFLMDWNIKWATPPDITSLISSWPVRSNSKRKVLVLKVLPAAILWNFWKEGKESQGLPRYQ